A genomic segment from Synchiropus splendidus isolate RoL2022-P1 chromosome 18, RoL_Sspl_1.0, whole genome shotgun sequence encodes:
- the LOC128749169 gene encoding uncharacterized protein LOC128749169 isoform X2, which produces MSQLSDMIEALFHQGQFDAPDQELVVVSQSCSVETREPGDMDLQPFTEEVAPRQPRPLLSSAAPPSLPEAGHFSTSNADGGQREARGATQENMDPVHKRRLRLAARLPPQSQALKDSNKKLTANKDQGCCVHPGPQTTGLSLRKERHNKKERQRRVIIRSCCDKLNLLVPFCTKFSDKATTLKWTTAYLEHLQDTYGDALRKEFETIFDESVDPTERSTL; this is translated from the exons ATGAGTCAACTGTCCGATATGATCGAAGCTCTGTTCCACCAAGGTCAGTTTGATGCACCTGATCAGGAGCTGGTGGTGGTGAGCCAGTCCTGCTCAGTGGAGACCAGGGAGCCTGGTGACATGGACCTTCAGCCCTTCACAGAGGAAGTTGCCCCCCGCCAGCCACGGCCGCTCCTCTCTTCAGCCGCTCCTCCGTCGCTCCCTGAAGCAGGTCACTTCTCCACCTCCAACGCAGACGGCGGTCAGAGGGAGGCACGTGGAGCCACGCAGGAG aacATGGACCCTGTTCACAAGCGTCGTCTGCGTCTCGCCGCTCGCCTCCCTCCCCAGAGTCAAGCTTTAAAAGACAGCAACAAGAAGCTCACAGCAAACAAAG ACCAAGGTTGTTGTGTTCATCCTGGCCCTCAGACGACTGGGCTGAGTCTTCGGAAGGAGAGACACAACAAGAAGGAGAGGCAGCGCAG GGTGATCATCCGTTCGTGTTGCGACAAACTCAATCTCCTGGTGCCGTTCTGTACCAAGTTTTCCGACAAAGCCACGACTCTGAAGTGGACCACAGCTTACCTGGAGCACCTGCAAGACACCTACGGAGACGCGCTCAGAAAG GAGTTTGAGACGATCTTCGATGAGAGTGTGGACCCCACTGAGAGATCCACGCTGTGA
- the rassf11 gene encoding ras association domain-containing protein 8 — protein sequence MARNCPVYTRTQKQQKLTVRLWRERSLSLLRLGAFLSRMEVKVYVDGVPRVVSGLTEETSCREVVTVLAQALGQPGRYMLQERFKDFQRCMSATECVVETLKKYGEQAREVQLSLLHSGPSVWDEMSRANVGRHQAFPPLRRKEAGARVRRGSSSISLHRRSLPPLTDSRPETSQELKKPKRKSLTFMEEAWGWLESLGKTRVYSTDPEKQRKRSERKNRSSLESFLEDPSEQVRGQKNPKSDLDLQTSCCMGSQARMKEEKQLMIEESRQDLSRSNSELNNLRDTIVHQLAYIQAQQLQIARVDKDISQLERRQEARRCEQEAQQMIEDELEQIRYWQNELKAEENFEQELKHQFFELKSRAAQCKALLEEYRLQMHSLEASAAQEAVSAACSEPDNPQGSDEHQGANIDRKSPPRETCTVPPCQIRGRRPTGPTELREWWKRWSEAQSSRTEMKKKVIHRTELTVYLAGSKA from the exons ATGGCTCGTAATTGTCCTGTTTACACAAGAACCcagaagcagcagaagctcACAGTCCGGCTTTGGCGTGAGAGATCTCTGTCACTTTTAAGACTGGGCGCTTTTCTCAGCAGAATGGAAGTAAAGGTGTATGTGGACGGTGTTCCTCGCGTGGTCAGCGGCCTGACTGAGGAGACCTCGTGTCGAGAAGTGGTCACAGTGCTGGCTCAAGCTTTGG GCCAGCCTGGACGCTACATGCTGCAGGAAAGATTTAAAGACTTCCAGAGATGCATGTCAGCCACTGAATGCGTGGTGGAGACTCTGAAGAAGTACGGGGAGCAGGCGAGAGAGGTGCAGCTGTCATTGCTGCACAGTGGACCGTCCGTTTGGGACGAGATGAGCCGAGCGAACGTCGGCAGACATCAGGCCTTTCCTCCTCTGAGGCGGAAAGAAGCTGGAGCCAGAGTGCGTCGGGGCAGCAGCTCCATCAGTCTGCATCGGCGGAGCTTACCGCCTTTGACCGACTCCAGACCAGAAACATCGCAGGAGCTGAAGAAGCCCAAAAGAAAGTCACTGACGTTTATGGAGGAGGCCTGGGGCTGGCTGGAGAGCCTGGGGAAAACCAGAGTTTACAGCACGGACCCTGAGAAGCAAAGGAAGAGGAGCGAGAGGAAGAACAGAAGCTCTCTGGAAAGCTTCCTTGAAGATCCTTCAGAACAAGTCAGAGGTCAAAAAAACCCCAAGTCGGACCTGGATCTACAAACTTCCTGCTGCATGGGAAGTCAGGCGAGGATGAAAGAGGAGAAACAGCTCATGATCGAAGAGTCACGTCAAGATCTCAGTCGTTCTAACAGTGAGCTGAACAATCTCAGGGATACCATCGTTCATCAGCTGGCTTACATACAGGCTCAGCAGCTCCAGATAGCAAGAGTGGACAAAGATATTTCTCAGCTTGAGAGACGACAAGAGGCAAGAAGATGTGAACAGGAAGCGCAGCAGATGATAGAAGATGAGTTGGAACAGATCAGGTATTGGCAGAACGAGTTGAAGGCAGAAGAGAATTTTGAGCAAGAGCTAAAACATCAATTCTTTGAGTTGAAGTCGAGAGCCGCTCAGTGCAAGGCGCTGCTAGAGGAGTACAGACTACAGATGCACAGCCTCGAGGCTTCCGCAGCTCAAGAGGCTGTTTCTGCAGCTTGTTCTGAGCCAGATAATCCACAAGGATCTGATGAGCATCAGGGCGCAAACATCGACAGGAAGTCGCCGCCCAGGGAGACTTGCACCGTCCCACCCTGCCAGATAAGAGGGCGACGGCCCACCGGCCCCACCGAGCTCAGGGAGTGGTGGAAACGCTGGTCTGAAGCTCAAAGCTCCAGaacagagatgaagaagaaggtgatTCACCGAACAGAGCTCACAGTTTATCTAGCAGGCAGCAAGGCCTGA
- the ampd1 gene encoding AMP deaminase 1 — protein sequence MPKVAVPETDDGMRAFAERVFASETKDENIRDEISMFDVAEDCPILHQEMAQHLHDDDDLARRKRRCRTMAMPAAATQVHAAASAVVSVEVDTPTYLEVPDFQRVAIIGDYASGVTMDDFELSCKGLYRALTIREKYMRLAYQRFPRTASQYLREIEGETFRVEDQVQPVFTPLPKKDEDPFDAKSLPENLGYVARMRDGLIYVYNDAAAADKHQPKDLPCPDYATFIDDMNFLIALIAQGPTKTYTHRRLKFLMSKFNVHEMLNEMEELKELKQNPHRDFYNCRKVDTHIHAAACMNQKHLLRFIKRSYRVDADRVVHKLQGREVTMKELFETLKLHPYDLTVDSLDVHAGRQTFQRFDKFNAKYNPVGASELRDLYLKTENHINGEYFATIIKEVASDLEDAKYQYAEPRLSIYGCNPNEWTKLSNWFVKHRVFSPNLKWMIQVPRIYDIFRGRNFVPHFGKMLENIFMPVFQATIDPQSNPDLSLFLKHVTGFDSVDDESKHSGHMFSTKSPKPQEWDIEKNPSYTYYIYYMYANIAVLNQLRRQRGMNTFLFRPHCGEAGAITHLLAAFMTADNISHGLNLKKSPVLQYLYFLTQIPIAMSPLSNNSLFLEYAKNPLLEFQKKGLVVSLSTDDPMQFHYTKEPLMEEYAIAAQVFKLSTCDMCEISRNSVLQSGMSHEEKAHFLGGNYLKEGPEGNDIRKTNVAQIRMAYRYETLCYELNLIQEGLKAD from the exons ATGCCGAAAGTTGCTGTGCCAG AGACCGACGATGGAATGAGGGCCTTTGCCGAAAGGGTCTTTGCATCTGAGACCAAGGATGAGAACATCCGTGATGAGATCTCCATGTTTGATGTGGCTGAGGACTGTCCCATCCTGCACCAGGAGATGGCCCAACATCTGCATGATGACGACGACCTCGCCAGACG TAAGAGGCGCTGCCGCACCATGGCGATGCCTGCTGCCGCCACCCAGGTCCACGCCGCTGCTTCTGCTGTGGTGTCTGTGGAAGTGGACACGCCCACCTACCTGGAAGTACCTGACTTCCAGAGGGTGGCCATCATCGGAGACTACGCCTCTGGG GTGACCATGGATGACTTCGAGCTGTCCTGCAAAGGTCTCTACAGAGCCTTGACCATCAGAGAGAAGTACATGAGGCTGGCCTACCAGCGCTTCCCAAGAACTGCCTCTCAGTACCTGCGTGAGATCGAGGGAGAAACCTTCAGAGTGGAGGATCAAGTGCAGCCAG tcttCACGCCTCTGCCCAAGAAGGATGAAGACCCTTTTGATGCCAAGTCCCTGCCggagaacctgggttacgtggcTCGCATGAGGGACGGTCTCATCTACGTGTACAACGACGCTGCGGCTGCGGACAAGCATCAGCCCAAGGACCTGCCCTGTCCCGACTACGCCACCTTCATCGACGACATGAACTTCCTCATCGCTCTCATCGCTCAAGGCCCCAC GAAGACCTACACTCATCGTCGCCTCAAGTTCCTCATGTCCAAGTTCAACGTCCATGAGATGCTGAACgagatggaggagctgaaggagctgaAGCAGAACCCTCACAGAGACTTCTACAACTGCAGGAAG GTGGACACTCACATCCACGCCGCGGCCTGCATGAACCAAAAACACCTCCTGCGCTTCATCAAGAGGTCGTACCGCGTGGATGCTGACCGCGTGGTGCACAAGCTCCAAGGTCGTGAGGTGACCATGAAAGAGCTGTTTGAGACTCTCAAGTTGCACCCCTACGACCTCACTGTGGACTCTCTGGACGTTCACGCC GGCAGACAAACCTTCCAGCGCTTTGATAAGTTTAACGCCAAGTACAACCCGGTTGGAGCCAGCGAGCTGCGTGACCTGTACCTGAAGACAGAGAACCACATCAACGGAGAGTACTTCGCCACCATCATCAAG GAAGTGGCTAGCGACTTGGAGGATGCCAAGTATCAGTACGCGGAGCCTCGCTTGTCCATCTACGGGTGCAACCCCAACGAGTGGACAAAGCTCTCCAACTGGTTTGTCAAGCACAGAGTCTTCTCCCCGAACCTCAAGTGGATGATCCAAGTCCCCAGGATCTA CGACATCTTCAGAGGCAGGAACTTTGTGCCTCACTTTGGAAAAATGCTGGAGAACATTTTCATGCCTGTCTTCCAGGCCACCATCGACCCCCAGTCCAACCCAGACCTCAGCCTTTTCCTCAAGCAT GTGACAGGTTTCGACAGCGTGGATGATGAGTCCAAGCACAGCGGCCATATGTTCTCCACCAAGAGCCCCAAACCTCAGGAGTGGGACATTGAAAAGAACCCCTCGTACACCTACTACATCTACTACATGTATGCCAACATCGCGGTGCTGAACCAGCTGCGCAG ACAGAGGGGAATGAACACCTTCTTGTTCAGACCTCACTGCGGTGAGGCTGGTGCCATTACTCACCTGCTGGCTGCCTTCATGACAGCCGACAACATCTCTCACGGCCTCAATCTCAAGAAG AGCCCAGTGCTGCAGTACCTGTACTTCCTGACCCAGATCCCCATCGCCATGTCCCCCCTGAGTAACAACAGCCTGTTCCTGGAGTACGCCAAGAACCCCCTGCTGGAGTTCCAAAAGAAAGGCCTGGTGGTTTCTCTGTCCACCGACGACCCCATGCAGTTCCACTACACCAAG GAGCCGCTGATGGAGGAGTACGCCATCGCAGCCCAGGTCTTCAAGCTCAGCACCTGCGACATGTGTGAGATCTCCAGGAACAGCGTGCTGCAGAGCGGGATGTCTCACGAG GAGAAGGCCCACTTCCTCGGAGGGAACTACTTGAAGGAGGGTCCGGAGGGCAACGACATCCGAAAGACCAACGTGGCTCAGATCCGCATGGCGTATCGCTACGAGACTCTTTGTTATGAGCTGAACCTGATCCAGGAGGGTCTGAAGGCTGACTGA
- the dennd2c gene encoding DENN domain-containing protein 2C isoform X2 produces the protein MLALSLEQSRRGGGEVERMPKGSSVAWQGRPSGRPPPPEQGINIRQKISQWEGRSQQGSSPDGSTKPSPHNISRSLSGDLLGNKESHGKVALSKAKSLALDFRESPAYKGSGEVRASEPLLKCPAKVCTKSPGSKPLSSRQQPEANNNTSQHNFNIDCDSKLDRILDVEVISKVLPQSAEDEDENMPAGNFYTSRGFWRKLEGDRLLWEKGRGAGEPLPPPKPQRTFQYRGRGHTAQWDNRAQNHRSNTRSRRRVQLPNFPPPPCPDGRTTNISRHKKNRKSFEYEDAVRLAVRSDAVPGESRNSDLYHAYSDDNIYEDIICDVNIESPYEDVKFSPMCLPISRPNLPKLPPKPQTLLGYTKVGGWKSSPTSQPSKSSTMAEPPKPAARRSSAQKLQRTPQYVSKIETIFDDKRGRKRVKNQGAAVREETSGMESDPEDSSRGSRSVYVQSTLKRRPGYRTLERDLIQLQQQKQQLFQIFVVVSLRKGSQGNTYSPEITQQFPKMFEKSSRLSREAEDQLKVIPKFCFPDSQDWKPSGHMPSETFSFVLTGEDGSRWFCYCRKILPSGKGKRLPEVHCIVSKLGCFNLFAKILEEVERRREISPALVHPFMRCVMEAPFPAPGRTVTVKSFLPGAGNEVLTLCRPVDSRLEHVDFDTLLQCLSVGNLLRVFASLLLERRVVFVADKLSVLSRCSHAVLALLYPFTWQHTFIPVLPASMLDISCSPTPFLIGVLAPSLPELLELPIEEVLVVDLCADKFVIQLGDEDCILPSKPQAALQQILEQRQEILRQEEGEADQQVDLSALVSEAFVRFFVELVGHYPLHMVESCSGSRELHRDGFRKSHPSRGVRQFLQLFMDTQMFAGFIQDKELRKAGGRGLFEARVAEHLDTSPDPGPSGVNRFLKGLGSKMKLLQMK, from the exons ATGCTGGCTCTCAGCTTGGAGCAGAGCAGGCGAGGGGGTGGCGAGGTGGAGCGGATGCCGAAGGGGTCCAGCGTGGCGTGGCAAGGGCGCCCGTCGGGAAGACCACCTCCTCCGGAGCAGGGCATTAACATCAGGCAGAAGATCTCCCAGTGGGAAGGTCGCAGCCAgcaggggagcagcccagatgGTAGCACGAAACCCAGCCCTCACAACATATCCCGATCTTTGTCTGGAGATCTTCTGGGAAACAAGGAGTCTCATGGAAAAGTGGCTCTCTCCAAGGCTAAAAGTTTAGCTTTGGATTTTCGGGAATCTCCCGCATACAAGGGAAGTGGAGAAGTGCGAGCGTCAGAGCCTCTTCTAAAATGTCCCGCCAAAGTTTGTACCAAGAGCCCAGGAAGTAAACCACTGTCATCACGACAACAGCCTGaggccaacaacaacacaagccAGCACAACTTTAACATCGACTGTGACTCAAAACTGGACCGCATTCTCGATGTGGAGGTCATATCCAAAGTTCTACCTCAGtcagctgaagatgaagacgaAAACATGCCTGCAGGGAATTTCTACACCTCCAGGGGCTTCTGGCGGAAACTGGAGGGCGACCGGTTGCTGTGGGAGAAAGGGAGGGGGGCAGGTGAACCTCTGCCGCCTCCTAAACCTCAGAGGACGTTCCAGTATCGAGGAAGGGGACACACAGCACAGTGGGACAACAGAGCTCAGAACCATCGCTCCAATACCAGGAGCAGGAGACGAGTCCAACTTCCGAATTTCCCCCCTCCGCCCTGCCCTGATGGGAGAACCACTAATATATCTAGACATAAAAAGAACAG GAAGTCCTTTGAGTACGAGGACGCAGTCCGACTGGCGGTGCGGTCCGACGCGGTGCCCGGCGAGTCCAGGAATTCTGATCTGTACCACGCCTACTCTGACGACAACATTTACGAGGACATTATAT GTGATGTGAACATAGAGAGCCCTTATGAGGACGTCAAGTTCTCCCCGATGTGTCTCCCCATTTCAAGGCCCAACCTTCCGAAG CTGCCTCCGAAACCCCAGACTTTACTGGGGTACACCAAGGTAGGTGGCTGGAAAAGCAGCCCGACctctcagccgtccaaatcctCGACCATGGCTGAGCCACCCAAACCTGCTGCGCGACGCTCCAGCGCTCAGAAGCTTCAGAGGACTCCACAG TACGTCAGCAAGATTGAAACCATCTTTGACGACAAGCGAGGGAGGAAGCGGGTGAAGAACCAGGGAGCCGCAGTGCGAG AAGAGACCAGTGGCATGGAGAGCGACCCTGAGGACAGCAGCAGAG GGTCCAGGTCCGTTTACGTCCAGTCCACACTGAAGCGCCGACCCGGATACCGGACCCTGGAGAGAGACCtgatccagctgcagcagcagaagcagcagctcttccAGATCTTTGTGGTGGTGTCGCTCCGGAAGGGCTCGCAGGGGAACACCTACTCCCCCGAAATTACTCAGCAGTTCCCGAAAATG TTCGAGAAGTCATCCCGGCTGTCCAGGGAGGCAGAGGATCAGCTCAAGGTCATTCCTAAATTCTGCTTCCCGGACTCACAGGACTGGAAGCCCTCAGGTCACATGCCAAG CGAGACTTTCTCCTTCGTCCTGACGGGAGAAGACGGCAGCCGCTGGTTCTGTTACTGTCGTAAGATCCTG CCGAGCGGAAAAGGAAAAAGACTCCCGgaggttcactgcatcgtcagCAAGCTCGGCTGCTTCAACCTGTTTGCAAAG AtcttggaggaggtggagaggcgGAGGGAGATCTCCCCGGCGCTGGTGCACCCCTTCATGCGCTGCGTGATGGAGGCTCCGTTCCCCGCCCCAGGACGAACAGTCACAGTGAAGAGCTTCCTCCCCGGAGCTGGGAATGAG GTGCTGACTCTGTGTCGGCCGGTGGACTCCAGACTGGAGCACGTGGACTTCGACACTCTGCTCCAGTGTCTCAGCGTGGGCAACCTGCTGCGAGTGTTCGCCTCCCTGCTGCTGGAGCGCAGAGTGGTCTTTGTCGCAGACAAACTCAG TGTCTTGTCCCGGTGCAGCCATGCAGTGCTGGCGCTGCTCTACCCCTTCACCTGGCAGCACACCTTCATCCCGGTACTTCCTGCCAGCATGCTGGACATCAGCTGCTCGCCCACCCCCTTCCTCATAGGGGTGCTAGCGCCCTCCTTGCctgagctgctggagctgccCATAGAAGAG GTGCTGGTGGTGGATCTGTGTGCAGACAAGTTTGTTATTCAG CTGGGAGATGAAGACTGCATTCTGCCCAGTAAACCCCAGGCGGCGCTGCAGCAGATTCTGGAGCAGAGACAGGAGATACTCAGGCAAGAGGAGGGAGAAGCAG ACCAGCAGGTGGACCTGAGCGCCCTGGTGTCAGAGGCCTTTGTGCGCTTTTTCGTGGAGCTGGTGGGCCACTACCCCCTTCACATGGTGGAGTCCTGCAGCGGCAGCAGGGAGCTGCACAGAGACGGCTTCCGCAAGTCTCACCCGTCCCGAGGTGTCCGCCAGTTCCTGCAGCTCTTCATGGACACGCAGATGTTCGCCGGCTTCATCCAGGACAAGGAGCTGCGCAAAGCAGGAGGGAGAG GTCTCTTTGAAGCCAGAGTGGCGGAGCATTTGGACACCAGTCCTGATCCAGGACCGAGTGGCGTCAACAGGTTTCTCAAAGGACTCG GGAGCAAGATGAAGCTGCTTCAGATGAAATGA
- the dennd2c gene encoding DENN domain-containing protein 2C isoform X1 has product MLALSLEQSRRGGGEVERMPKGSSVAWQGRPSGRPPPPEQGINIRQKISQWEGRSQQGSSPDGSTKPSPHNISRSLSGDLLGNKESHGKVALSKAKSLALDFRESPAYKGSGEVRASEPLLKCPAKVCTKSPGSKPLSSRQQPEANNNTSQHNFNIDCDSKLDRILDVEVISKVLPQSAEDEDENMPAGNFYTSRGFWRKLEGDRLLWEKGRGAGEPLPPPKPQRTFQYRGRGHTAQWDNRAQNHRSNTRSRRRVQLPNFPPPPCPDGRTTNISRHKKNRKSFEYEDAVRLAVRSDAVPGESRNSDLYHAYSDDNIYEDIICDVNIESPYEDVKFSPMCLPISRPNLPKLPPKPQTLLGYTKVGGWKSSPTSQPSKSSTMAEPPKPAARRSSAQKLQRTPQYVSKIETIFDDKRGRKRVKNQGAAVREETSGMESDPEDSSRGSRSVYVQSTLKRRPGYRTLERDLIQLQQQKQQLFQIFVVVSLRKGSQGNTYSPEITQQFPKMFEKSSRLSREAEDQLKVIPKFCFPDSQDWKPSGHMPSETFSFVLTGEDGSRWFCYCRKILPSGKGKRLPEVHCIVSKLGCFNLFAKILEEVERRREISPALVHPFMRCVMEAPFPAPGRTVTVKSFLPGAGNEVLTLCRPVDSRLEHVDFDTLLQCLSVGNLLRVFASLLLERRVVFVADKLSVLSRCSHAVLALLYPFTWQHTFIPVLPASMLDISCSPTPFLIGVLAPSLPELLELPIEEVLVVDLCADKFVIQLGDEDCILPSKPQAALQQILEQRQEILRQEEGEAGVFSSSPSDSSPCEPDEQQLSPSAKLLIPTLLSADQQVDLSALVSEAFVRFFVELVGHYPLHMVESCSGSRELHRDGFRKSHPSRGVRQFLQLFMDTQMFAGFIQDKELRKAGGRGLFEARVAEHLDTSPDPGPSGVNRFLKGLGSKMKLLQMK; this is encoded by the exons ATGCTGGCTCTCAGCTTGGAGCAGAGCAGGCGAGGGGGTGGCGAGGTGGAGCGGATGCCGAAGGGGTCCAGCGTGGCGTGGCAAGGGCGCCCGTCGGGAAGACCACCTCCTCCGGAGCAGGGCATTAACATCAGGCAGAAGATCTCCCAGTGGGAAGGTCGCAGCCAgcaggggagcagcccagatgGTAGCACGAAACCCAGCCCTCACAACATATCCCGATCTTTGTCTGGAGATCTTCTGGGAAACAAGGAGTCTCATGGAAAAGTGGCTCTCTCCAAGGCTAAAAGTTTAGCTTTGGATTTTCGGGAATCTCCCGCATACAAGGGAAGTGGAGAAGTGCGAGCGTCAGAGCCTCTTCTAAAATGTCCCGCCAAAGTTTGTACCAAGAGCCCAGGAAGTAAACCACTGTCATCACGACAACAGCCTGaggccaacaacaacacaagccAGCACAACTTTAACATCGACTGTGACTCAAAACTGGACCGCATTCTCGATGTGGAGGTCATATCCAAAGTTCTACCTCAGtcagctgaagatgaagacgaAAACATGCCTGCAGGGAATTTCTACACCTCCAGGGGCTTCTGGCGGAAACTGGAGGGCGACCGGTTGCTGTGGGAGAAAGGGAGGGGGGCAGGTGAACCTCTGCCGCCTCCTAAACCTCAGAGGACGTTCCAGTATCGAGGAAGGGGACACACAGCACAGTGGGACAACAGAGCTCAGAACCATCGCTCCAATACCAGGAGCAGGAGACGAGTCCAACTTCCGAATTTCCCCCCTCCGCCCTGCCCTGATGGGAGAACCACTAATATATCTAGACATAAAAAGAACAG GAAGTCCTTTGAGTACGAGGACGCAGTCCGACTGGCGGTGCGGTCCGACGCGGTGCCCGGCGAGTCCAGGAATTCTGATCTGTACCACGCCTACTCTGACGACAACATTTACGAGGACATTATAT GTGATGTGAACATAGAGAGCCCTTATGAGGACGTCAAGTTCTCCCCGATGTGTCTCCCCATTTCAAGGCCCAACCTTCCGAAG CTGCCTCCGAAACCCCAGACTTTACTGGGGTACACCAAGGTAGGTGGCTGGAAAAGCAGCCCGACctctcagccgtccaaatcctCGACCATGGCTGAGCCACCCAAACCTGCTGCGCGACGCTCCAGCGCTCAGAAGCTTCAGAGGACTCCACAG TACGTCAGCAAGATTGAAACCATCTTTGACGACAAGCGAGGGAGGAAGCGGGTGAAGAACCAGGGAGCCGCAGTGCGAG AAGAGACCAGTGGCATGGAGAGCGACCCTGAGGACAGCAGCAGAG GGTCCAGGTCCGTTTACGTCCAGTCCACACTGAAGCGCCGACCCGGATACCGGACCCTGGAGAGAGACCtgatccagctgcagcagcagaagcagcagctcttccAGATCTTTGTGGTGGTGTCGCTCCGGAAGGGCTCGCAGGGGAACACCTACTCCCCCGAAATTACTCAGCAGTTCCCGAAAATG TTCGAGAAGTCATCCCGGCTGTCCAGGGAGGCAGAGGATCAGCTCAAGGTCATTCCTAAATTCTGCTTCCCGGACTCACAGGACTGGAAGCCCTCAGGTCACATGCCAAG CGAGACTTTCTCCTTCGTCCTGACGGGAGAAGACGGCAGCCGCTGGTTCTGTTACTGTCGTAAGATCCTG CCGAGCGGAAAAGGAAAAAGACTCCCGgaggttcactgcatcgtcagCAAGCTCGGCTGCTTCAACCTGTTTGCAAAG AtcttggaggaggtggagaggcgGAGGGAGATCTCCCCGGCGCTGGTGCACCCCTTCATGCGCTGCGTGATGGAGGCTCCGTTCCCCGCCCCAGGACGAACAGTCACAGTGAAGAGCTTCCTCCCCGGAGCTGGGAATGAG GTGCTGACTCTGTGTCGGCCGGTGGACTCCAGACTGGAGCACGTGGACTTCGACACTCTGCTCCAGTGTCTCAGCGTGGGCAACCTGCTGCGAGTGTTCGCCTCCCTGCTGCTGGAGCGCAGAGTGGTCTTTGTCGCAGACAAACTCAG TGTCTTGTCCCGGTGCAGCCATGCAGTGCTGGCGCTGCTCTACCCCTTCACCTGGCAGCACACCTTCATCCCGGTACTTCCTGCCAGCATGCTGGACATCAGCTGCTCGCCCACCCCCTTCCTCATAGGGGTGCTAGCGCCCTCCTTGCctgagctgctggagctgccCATAGAAGAG GTGCTGGTGGTGGATCTGTGTGCAGACAAGTTTGTTATTCAG CTGGGAGATGAAGACTGCATTCTGCCCAGTAAACCCCAGGCGGCGCTGCAGCAGATTCTGGAGCAGAGACAGGAGATACTCAGGCAAGAGGAGGGAGAAGCAGGTGTGTTCTCCTCATCACCATCCGACTCATCTCCATGTGAACCAGATGAGCAGCAGCTTTCCCCATCTGCCAAGCTCCTGATACCCACACTGTTGTCTGCAGACCAGCAGGTGGACCTGAGCGCCCTGGTGTCAGAGGCCTTTGTGCGCTTTTTCGTGGAGCTGGTGGGCCACTACCCCCTTCACATGGTGGAGTCCTGCAGCGGCAGCAGGGAGCTGCACAGAGACGGCTTCCGCAAGTCTCACCCGTCCCGAGGTGTCCGCCAGTTCCTGCAGCTCTTCATGGACACGCAGATGTTCGCCGGCTTCATCCAGGACAAGGAGCTGCGCAAAGCAGGAGGGAGAG GTCTCTTTGAAGCCAGAGTGGCGGAGCATTTGGACACCAGTCCTGATCCAGGACCGAGTGGCGTCAACAGGTTTCTCAAAGGACTCG GGAGCAAGATGAAGCTGCTTCAGATGAAATGA
- the LOC128749169 gene encoding uncharacterized protein LOC128749169 isoform X1, giving the protein MSQLSDMIEALFHQGQFDAPDQELVVVSQSCSVETREPGDMDLQPFTEEVAPRQPRPLLSSAAPPSLPEAGHFSTSNADGGQREARGATQENMDPVHKRRLRLAARLPPQSQALKDSNKKLTANKADQGCCVHPGPQTTGLSLRKERHNKKERQRRVIIRSCCDKLNLLVPFCTKFSDKATTLKWTTAYLEHLQDTYGDALRKEFETIFDESVDPTERSTL; this is encoded by the exons ATGAGTCAACTGTCCGATATGATCGAAGCTCTGTTCCACCAAGGTCAGTTTGATGCACCTGATCAGGAGCTGGTGGTGGTGAGCCAGTCCTGCTCAGTGGAGACCAGGGAGCCTGGTGACATGGACCTTCAGCCCTTCACAGAGGAAGTTGCCCCCCGCCAGCCACGGCCGCTCCTCTCTTCAGCCGCTCCTCCGTCGCTCCCTGAAGCAGGTCACTTCTCCACCTCCAACGCAGACGGCGGTCAGAGGGAGGCACGTGGAGCCACGCAGGAG aacATGGACCCTGTTCACAAGCGTCGTCTGCGTCTCGCCGCTCGCCTCCCTCCCCAGAGTCAAGCTTTAAAAGACAGCAACAAGAAGCTCACAGCAAACAAAG CAGACCAAGGTTGTTGTGTTCATCCTGGCCCTCAGACGACTGGGCTGAGTCTTCGGAAGGAGAGACACAACAAGAAGGAGAGGCAGCGCAG GGTGATCATCCGTTCGTGTTGCGACAAACTCAATCTCCTGGTGCCGTTCTGTACCAAGTTTTCCGACAAAGCCACGACTCTGAAGTGGACCACAGCTTACCTGGAGCACCTGCAAGACACCTACGGAGACGCGCTCAGAAAG GAGTTTGAGACGATCTTCGATGAGAGTGTGGACCCCACTGAGAGATCCACGCTGTGA